CTCGCGTGTGCCGATGACGACGGCGTTCGCCTGGCGGTCAATGCGCACCACGTAGCGGGGCGAGCCGAGCGCCACGCCGAGGCCCTGCCGCTGGCCGATGGTGAAGAGCTGGCAGCCGGGGTGTCGGCCCAGCACGCAGCCCGCCGTGTCGAGGATCGGGCCGGGCTGGATGCGGTCGCCCAGCCGCTCGCGCAGCAGCCGACGGTAGTCGCGGCTGGGGATGAAGCAGATGTCCTGGCTCTCCTCGCGTTCCACGGCGGGGACGCCGAGTTGGGCCGCCATCTGGCGCACCTCGGTCTTGCAGAGGTCCCCCAGCGGGAACAGGCAGCGGGCGAGTTGCCCCTGCGTGAGGCCGAAGAGCACGTAGGACTGCTCCTTCGCAGGGTCGGCGCCGCGCCGCACCACGAGGCGGCCGTCGCGGCGGGCGAGGCGCACGTAGTGGCCCGTGGCGAACGCCTCCGCGCCCAGCGCCAGGCCGCGGCGGAGGAGCCGGCCGAATTTGTTCCAGCGGTTGCACACCACGCACGGGTTCGGCGTGCGGCCGGCATCGTACTCTGAGCACAGATAGGCGATGAGCGCCTCGCGCTCCGCGGCGAAGTCCACCATCTCGATCGGCACGCCGAGCGACTTCGCCACGTGGGTCACGTAGCAGCCGTGGCCCTGGGGGCAGCACAGGTCCTCGGGGCGGACGCCCAGGGCCTCCGCCACTCGCGCCGCCTCGGACGGAGCGACGCACACGAGCCGCATGTGGAGGCCGATCACCTCGTGGCCCGCCTGCTTCAGCAGCGCGACCACGGTGCTGGAATCCACCCCCCCGCTCATCGCCACCGCAATCTTCATGGGCGACAGACGCGACGCGTGATACGTGATGCGTGAGGAGGCAGGGAAATGTGCGCTCCGCCCTCTCCTCACGCATCGCGCATCGCGCGTCACGCAATCTCCAACATCCGTTGAATCGCCCTTCTCGCCGGCCCGGCCACCTCGGGCGCCACCGTGACGCGGTACTCCATATCCTCGAGCGCCCAGACCATCTTCTCCAGCGTGTTCAGCTTCATGTTCGGGCAATCGGCCAGCGGCGACACGGGCAGGAAGGTCTTCTCCGGGCTGTCCTTGCGCAGGCGATGAAGGAGGCCGATCTCGGTGCCCACGAGGATCGTCTTCGCCGGCGTCC
Above is a genomic segment from Planctomycetota bacterium containing:
- the mnmA gene encoding tRNA 2-thiouridine(34) synthase MnmA — encoded protein: MKIAVAMSGGVDSSTVVALLKQAGHEVIGLHMRLVCVAPSEAARVAEALGVRPEDLCCPQGHGCYVTHVAKSLGVPIEMVDFAAEREALIAYLCSEYDAGRTPNPCVVCNRWNKFGRLLRRGLALGAEAFATGHYVRLARRDGRLVVRRGADPAKEQSYVLFGLTQGQLARCLFPLGDLCKTEVRQMAAQLGVPAVEREESQDICFIPSRDYRRLLRERLGDRIQPGPILDTAGCVLGRHPGCQLFTIGQRQGLGVALGSPRYVVRIDRQANAVVIGTREELQRNTMRVSQVNWMAFAEPPARVEGTVQIRYNHQPAPATIEPTADSGARVTFHTPETGVSPGQAAVFYEDDIVLGGGWIDG